Proteins from a single region of Dyadobacter fanqingshengii:
- the glf gene encoding UDP-galactopyranose mutase: protein MKQYDYLIVGAGLWGSIFAHEATKKGKKCLVIDRRNHTGGNIFCENVEGINVHKYGAHIFHTNDKDIWDYVNSFVEFNRYTNSPVANFNGELYNLPFNMNTFYQLWKVKTPEEAKEKIREQVEEAGIKDPQNLEEQAISLVGTDIYHKLIKAYTEKQWGRKATELPAFIIKRLPVRFTFDNNYFNDRYQGIPIGGYNKLTEGLLKDIEVRTGVDFFKDREELTALAETVVYTGPIDEYFGFQFGQLEYRSLRFENQLLDRENYQGNAVVNYTDGETPFTRIIEHKHFEFGTQPKTVITHEYPQEWEKGSEPYYPVNDDKNSAIFNQYKDLAAQEPNVIFGGRLAEYRYYDMHQVVGSALKKVKVHFD, encoded by the coding sequence ATGAAACAATACGATTATTTGATAGTTGGCGCAGGCTTGTGGGGCTCCATTTTTGCACATGAGGCAACAAAAAAAGGAAAAAAATGCCTGGTAATCGATCGTAGGAATCATACGGGTGGAAATATTTTCTGCGAGAATGTCGAAGGAATTAACGTTCACAAATACGGCGCTCATATTTTTCATACGAACGACAAAGACATTTGGGATTATGTAAATTCATTTGTTGAGTTTAACAGATATACCAATTCGCCGGTGGCCAACTTTAATGGTGAACTTTACAATCTTCCGTTCAATATGAACACTTTTTACCAGCTTTGGAAAGTGAAAACGCCCGAAGAAGCGAAGGAAAAGATAAGGGAACAAGTGGAAGAAGCTGGTATAAAAGATCCCCAAAACCTGGAAGAGCAGGCCATCTCATTGGTAGGAACCGATATTTATCACAAGCTGATAAAAGCATATACCGAAAAGCAATGGGGTCGGAAAGCAACCGAGCTTCCTGCATTTATCATCAAACGCCTGCCAGTAAGGTTTACTTTTGATAACAATTATTTCAATGACCGTTACCAGGGAATCCCAATTGGCGGTTACAATAAATTGACCGAAGGACTTCTGAAGGATATTGAAGTGAGAACAGGCGTTGACTTTTTCAAGGATCGAGAAGAACTCACGGCGCTTGCGGAAACAGTTGTATATACTGGTCCTATCGATGAATATTTCGGTTTCCAGTTCGGCCAGCTCGAATATAGAAGCTTGCGTTTCGAAAACCAGCTGCTGGATCGGGAAAATTACCAGGGCAATGCTGTTGTAAATTATACCGATGGCGAAACACCATTTACCCGGATCATTGAGCACAAGCATTTTGAATTTGGAACGCAGCCGAAAACGGTTATTACGCATGAATATCCGCAAGAATGGGAAAAAGGCTCGGAGCCATATTACCCTGTAAATGATGATAAAAACTCGGCCATTTTTAACCAATATAAAGACCTGGCAGCACAGGAACCCAATGTTATTTTTGGAGGCCGCCTGGCTGAATATCGTTACTATGACATGCACCAGGTTGTAGGATCTGCACTGAAAAAAGTTAAAGTACATTTCGATTAA
- a CDS encoding OmpA family protein — protein sequence MKKVSQLICSFALAAMMALPSLAQPLEQPNSPDYNPKASYDGPYKLNTWSISAHIGPSMFFGDLREYDFWPVTKTTSDSHKESGTFQGGLTLNKQLSYLFGARLDASIGNLRGMKRRNYNRYFEGNYFDVSVAGTVNLKGLLMGPNKMKRWKVDAYIGVGQVFYDATAYDLTGGVELRNTGSMNDWIIPTGLNVNYEVTKRIDIGLDFRLNHTNSDYLDATYGGDYDRTPGSFDIAEQKTSRKGNSELDSYGYGSVQVTYKLGKNPLKVAKVDGKWDYKPDEGGYYHLRYTDPKVLIKPPKILTLEEMDSVAKANRPKDIDPRLLLDTDGDGVSDFFDKEPNSPAGSIVDGGGRVLDFDAYVKNALKNGAACAEIFANVMFDTDKNTIKPEAQEMLKNVAKLMNLNGCRLQLAGHTDRRATDRYNIALSKRRVDAVKNYLINEAGLTDPSKVIVDYFGSFKPIADSAKREGLLKNRRVELKLLP from the coding sequence ATGAAAAAAGTATCCCAGTTGATTTGTTCGTTTGCCCTGGCGGCAATGATGGCGCTGCCTTCATTGGCACAACCACTAGAGCAGCCGAATTCTCCGGATTACAATCCCAAAGCTTCTTATGACGGCCCCTACAAATTGAACACATGGTCAATTTCCGCACACATTGGACCGTCTATGTTCTTTGGTGATTTGAGAGAATATGATTTCTGGCCTGTAACGAAAACAACTTCTGACAGCCACAAAGAATCCGGTACTTTTCAAGGAGGCTTGACATTAAACAAACAACTTTCATATTTGTTCGGTGCGAGGCTTGATGCTTCTATCGGTAATTTGAGAGGTATGAAGCGCCGGAATTACAACCGTTATTTTGAAGGCAACTATTTCGATGTTTCTGTCGCAGGAACAGTAAATCTTAAGGGTCTTCTAATGGGACCTAACAAGATGAAAAGATGGAAAGTTGATGCATACATCGGTGTAGGACAGGTGTTCTACGATGCAACTGCATACGACCTGACAGGCGGTGTTGAGCTTCGTAACACTGGCAGCATGAATGATTGGATCATCCCAACAGGCTTAAATGTTAACTACGAAGTTACCAAGCGCATTGATATTGGTCTTGACTTCCGTCTGAACCATACAAATTCTGACTATCTGGATGCAACTTACGGTGGTGACTATGACAGAACCCCTGGAAGCTTCGATATCGCAGAGCAAAAGACCTCCCGCAAAGGAAACTCTGAACTTGACAGCTACGGCTACGGATCAGTTCAGGTAACTTACAAATTGGGTAAAAACCCATTAAAAGTTGCGAAAGTGGATGGCAAATGGGATTACAAACCGGACGAAGGTGGATACTACCACTTGCGTTACACAGATCCAAAAGTGTTGATCAAGCCGCCAAAAATTCTTACGCTTGAAGAAATGGACTCAGTTGCTAAGGCAAACCGTCCTAAGGATATCGATCCAAGATTGTTACTTGATACAGATGGTGACGGTGTTTCTGACTTCTTTGATAAAGAGCCAAATTCACCAGCAGGAAGCATTGTTGACGGTGGTGGTCGCGTTCTTGACTTCGACGCTTATGTTAAAAATGCACTTAAAAATGGTGCAGCTTGCGCAGAGATCTTTGCTAACGTAATGTTCGATACGGACAAAAACACGATCAAGCCAGAGGCTCAGGAAATGCTTAAAAATGTGGCTAAGCTAATGAACTTGAACGGATGCCGTCTGCAACTTGCAGGTCACACAGACCGTCGTGCAACAGACCGCTATAACATTGCTCTTTCGAAACGTCGTGTAGATGCAGTGAAAAACTATCTGATCAACGAAGCTGGTCTGACTGATCCTAGCAAAGTGATTGTTGACTACTTCGGTTCATTCAAACCAATAGCTGACAGCGCTAAACGTGAAGGCTTGTTGAAAAACCGTCGCGTAGAATTGAAACTTCTTCCATAA
- the tgt gene encoding tRNA guanosine(34) transglycosylase Tgt — MKFTLQVEDPASKARAGFIETDHGTIQTPIFMPVGTAGTVKAVHQRELKEDIKAQIILGNTYHLYLRPGLDILQKAGGLHGFNGWDRPILTDSGGYQVYSLAGTGRKINEEGVVFKSHIDGGVHTFTPEYVMDIQRIIGADIIMAFDECTPYPCDYTYARKSMEMTHRWLGRCCARFDSTTDLYGHSQTLFPIVQGSVYKDLRVQSAETIASYGREGNAIGGLSVGEPAEIMYELTEVVCDILPRDKPRYLMGVGTPANILECIALGVDMFDCVMPTRNARNGMIFTTEGVINIRNEKWKDDLSPIDTGLGGYVSTFYSKAYLRHLVKSDEMLGAQIASVHNLTFYLWLVNSAREKIIAGEFVAWKKEMEKKLIRRL; from the coding sequence ATGAAGTTTACATTACAAGTTGAAGATCCCGCGTCGAAAGCAAGGGCGGGATTTATTGAAACGGATCACGGCACAATTCAAACACCGATATTTATGCCGGTGGGCACTGCGGGAACGGTGAAAGCCGTACATCAGCGCGAGTTGAAGGAAGATATCAAGGCACAAATTATATTAGGCAACACATATCATTTATATCTGCGTCCGGGACTGGACATTTTGCAGAAAGCAGGCGGGCTCCACGGCTTCAATGGCTGGGACAGGCCGATCCTTACAGACAGCGGCGGTTATCAGGTTTACTCCCTTGCAGGCACCGGAAGAAAGATCAATGAAGAGGGTGTGGTATTTAAGTCACACATTGACGGTGGCGTACACACATTCACCCCAGAATATGTGATGGATATTCAACGGATCATCGGGGCGGACATTATCATGGCCTTTGATGAGTGCACACCCTATCCCTGCGACTACACCTATGCAAGGAAATCAATGGAGATGACGCATCGCTGGCTTGGGCGCTGCTGTGCGAGGTTCGATAGCACAACCGACCTTTACGGCCACAGCCAAACACTTTTCCCCATCGTGCAAGGAAGTGTTTACAAAGATCTTAGGGTGCAATCAGCGGAGACCATTGCTTCGTATGGCCGTGAAGGAAATGCGATCGGCGGGCTGTCGGTAGGCGAGCCGGCCGAGATCATGTACGAGCTTACCGAAGTTGTCTGCGACATTCTTCCCAGGGACAAACCACGCTATCTGATGGGTGTCGGAACGCCTGCAAATATTTTGGAATGCATTGCTCTGGGTGTAGACATGTTCGATTGTGTGATGCCGACAAGAAACGCACGCAATGGCATGATTTTTACGACAGAGGGTGTAATTAATATTCGTAATGAAAAGTGGAAGGATGACTTGTCACCGATCGACACAGGGCTTGGAGGTTATGTCAGTACATTCTATAGTAAGGCTTACCTTCGGCATTTGGTAAAATCAGACGAAATGCTTGGAGCACAGATCGCAAGTGTACATAATCTTACATTTTATCTGTGGTTGGTTAACAGTGCACGGGAGAAGATCATAGCCGGAGAATTTGTTGCATGGAAGAAAGAAATGGAAAAAAAATTAATTCGACGGCTTTGA
- a CDS encoding glycosyltransferase, with product MTLYLHQDDKILQLSSIVADYLLFALAAFVFVQLCYYLFFFTKLAFYEEGANYGNELPGVTVLVCAWNERENLTELIPLLDAQDYPEFEVILLDDRSDDGSEAFIREHIFSWKHIRYMRINDQFSHITPKKYALTIGMRQAKYPVALMTDADCRPTSNHWITAMTSRVNQEKDIVLGFSPYIKERGLLNWFIRCETFYAAVQYLSFALAGFTYMGVGRNILYKRSVFFANKGFYRHKNIYGGDDDIFLNEASTRTNTAISIAEESLVYSVPKTSWQSWYRQKQRHMSVSTFYRMRNKILLGLLSGAHIAVWMSGIAILIFGLITRDIYILQGLGILFAARWIIQWFLLFIINNKLDKTVEWFTFLFMDFAFFIYYLVFGFLTFTRRKPRKTWN from the coding sequence ATGACCTTATATTTGCATCAAGATGATAAAATATTACAACTCTCTTCCATTGTGGCCGATTATTTACTCTTTGCGCTTGCGGCGTTCGTGTTCGTTCAATTGTGCTACTATCTTTTCTTTTTTACAAAGCTGGCATTTTACGAAGAAGGCGCCAATTACGGCAACGAGTTACCGGGGGTTACAGTGCTTGTCTGTGCATGGAATGAGAGAGAGAACCTTACCGAACTGATCCCTTTGCTGGATGCGCAGGATTATCCGGAGTTTGAAGTGATCCTGCTGGATGATCGTTCAGATGACGGAAGCGAAGCGTTTATCCGGGAGCATATTTTCAGTTGGAAACACATCCGTTATATGCGGATCAACGACCAGTTTTCTCACATCACTCCTAAAAAATACGCGCTGACCATTGGCATGAGGCAGGCAAAATATCCCGTCGCCCTCATGACCGACGCAGATTGTCGCCCGACTTCCAATCATTGGATAACAGCCATGACCTCACGGGTAAATCAGGAAAAAGACATTGTGCTTGGGTTTTCGCCTTATATAAAGGAACGCGGCCTGCTCAATTGGTTTATCCGCTGTGAAACCTTTTATGCAGCCGTTCAATATCTCTCATTTGCGCTGGCAGGTTTTACCTATATGGGCGTGGGTCGCAACATATTATATAAGAGGTCTGTTTTTTTCGCTAACAAAGGTTTTTACCGGCACAAAAACATTTACGGAGGCGATGATGACATCTTTTTGAACGAAGCTTCAACCCGGACCAACACAGCCATTTCTATTGCAGAAGAGTCCTTGGTTTACTCTGTTCCAAAAACAAGCTGGCAATCGTGGTACAGGCAGAAGCAGCGGCACATGTCGGTGAGCACTTTCTACAGAATGCGGAATAAAATATTACTTGGCCTGTTGTCCGGCGCGCACATTGCGGTCTGGATGTCGGGAATCGCTATTCTGATATTTGGCCTGATCACCAGGGACATTTACATTTTGCAGGGACTGGGCATTTTGTTTGCGGCGAGATGGATCATTCAATGGTTTTTGCTCTTTATCATTAATAACAAATTGGACAAGACAGTGGAATGGTTCACTTTTTTGTTTATGGACTTTGCATTCTTTATCTATTATCTGGTCTTTGGTTTCTTGACCTTTACCAGACGAAAACCCCGTAAAACGTGGAATTAA
- the rsmG gene encoding 16S rRNA (guanine(527)-N(7))-methyltransferase RsmG — MELINKYFPDLTDEQRDKFSQMEELYQFWNARVNVISRQDIDTLYERHILHSLGIAKVLEFKSGTSILDVGTGGGFPGIPLAILFPKAQFHLVDSIGKKIRVVQEIADALKLDNVKAEQIRAEKLDDSYEFVISRAVTRITPFVGWVKRNISKNSFHSLRNGILYLKGGDLTEELSELNQKSRVFELSDYFEEEFFQTKKVLYVPL; from the coding sequence GTGGAATTAATCAATAAATATTTTCCGGATCTGACTGATGAGCAGCGTGATAAGTTTAGCCAGATGGAGGAATTGTATCAGTTTTGGAATGCCAGGGTCAATGTAATTTCCCGGCAAGACATTGATACATTATATGAAAGGCACATTTTGCATTCACTAGGCATTGCCAAAGTGCTTGAATTCAAGTCTGGAACGAGTATTCTGGATGTTGGGACAGGAGGAGGTTTTCCCGGCATCCCGCTCGCCATTTTATTTCCAAAGGCGCAGTTTCATTTGGTTGACAGCATTGGCAAGAAAATCCGGGTGGTGCAGGAAATTGCAGATGCGTTGAAACTGGACAATGTGAAAGCCGAGCAGATCAGGGCCGAAAAGCTGGACGATTCCTATGAATTTGTAATAAGCAGGGCCGTTACGAGGATCACGCCATTCGTAGGTTGGGTCAAAAGAAACATCAGTAAAAACTCTTTTCACTCGCTAAGGAACGGAATTTTATACTTAAAAGGCGGAGACCTGACGGAAGAACTTTCCGAGCTGAATCAAAAATCGCGGGTTTTCGAGCTCTCCGATTATTTTGAAGAGGAGTTTTTCCAAACTAAAAAAGTCCTTTACGTACCATTATAA
- a CDS encoding NAD-dependent epimerase/dehydratase family protein, with the protein MKILVTGATGKVGSRLVPRLIAKGYDVSILVRDAAKAGSLIELGAKPITGDLFEPATLPAAVSGMDAVIHLAALFRTFTDNEGIIKTNREGSIALAQAAHEAGVKRFVFTSTSNVYGLGYHRPAKEDEQVDINDPRAYSSSKIAAERELIEMHQNQGFDVRILRLGFVYGDKDPHIAEIIPYIKKLNMHSGSRMHMVHHLDVAQALVLLLTIEGLDGEIFNVADDAPVTLYELADSVGKAADTFDGTDGPLTDPFQGVHDISKLRRKTGFRPLVPSYYVARDLDIL; encoded by the coding sequence ATGAAAATATTAGTAACAGGAGCGACAGGAAAAGTAGGTAGCCGTTTAGTGCCACGCCTGATAGCCAAAGGCTACGATGTATCGATATTAGTCAGGGACGCTGCAAAGGCTGGCAGTTTGATTGAACTTGGCGCGAAACCCATAACAGGCGATCTATTTGAACCAGCGACTTTGCCAGCGGCCGTTTCCGGCATGGATGCCGTGATCCACCTTGCAGCGCTCTTCCGGACCTTTACAGATAATGAAGGTATCATCAAAACCAACCGCGAGGGAAGTATCGCACTAGCGCAAGCAGCTCACGAAGCCGGTGTCAAACGATTTGTTTTTACCAGCACCTCTAATGTGTACGGTTTGGGTTACCACCGCCCTGCGAAAGAAGACGAACAAGTGGATATCAACGATCCGCGCGCTTACTCTTCCAGCAAGATCGCCGCAGAAAGGGAATTAATCGAGATGCATCAAAACCAGGGATTTGACGTCCGTATCTTGCGCCTTGGCTTCGTTTACGGTGATAAAGACCCACATATTGCTGAAATCATCCCATATATTAAAAAGCTGAACATGCATTCAGGATCGCGCATGCATATGGTACATCACCTGGATGTTGCGCAGGCATTGGTCCTGCTGCTCACCATCGAAGGACTGGATGGCGAGATCTTCAACGTAGCCGACGATGCACCGGTAACCCTGTACGAACTGGCTGATTCTGTCGGAAAAGCGGCAGATACCTTTGATGGAACGGACGGGCCGCTTACCGACCCCTTTCAAGGCGTTCATGATATTTCCAAACTCCGCAGGAAAACCGGCTTCCGGCCATTGGTGCCAAGCTACTATGTGGCCCGCGATCTTGATATTTTGTAG
- a CDS encoding helix-turn-helix domain-containing protein — translation MLNEEKTGIPGLNEADLRLKGFKVHALPESTEIPVKAGRRDFYKMGLVNGDMTINYGGQLMEIKGTALFFVNPHVPHALVRRVNRTSGYACIFTETFLNGRELQDSPLFRVGENPVVTLNAEQAAFMSGLFEKMLAVYDGDYLHKGDLIKNYIALIIHEALRIQPARHGSTFRNGESRLTHLFTEQLEKQFPIERSDDPLRLRSPQDYARHLSVHVNYLNRSVRETTGKTTSAHISARIIAEAKALLQHSDWSVSEIAYALGFEYPAYFNNYFKRLTGSTPNTFRKV, via the coding sequence ATGCTAAATGAAGAAAAAACTGGAATACCCGGACTGAATGAAGCGGACCTTCGGCTTAAAGGTTTTAAAGTTCACGCCCTTCCTGAATCAACAGAAATCCCGGTCAAAGCTGGACGTCGCGACTTTTACAAAATGGGTTTGGTCAACGGCGACATGACCATTAATTATGGCGGTCAGCTAATGGAGATCAAAGGGACCGCACTCTTTTTCGTCAACCCGCATGTACCGCACGCTCTTGTCCGCCGCGTTAATCGTACCAGTGGTTACGCCTGTATCTTTACGGAAACCTTCCTTAATGGCCGGGAATTACAGGACTCTCCTCTTTTCAGGGTCGGCGAAAATCCGGTTGTTACGCTGAATGCAGAACAAGCCGCATTTATGAGTGGCCTTTTTGAGAAAATGCTGGCAGTGTACGATGGCGACTATCTTCACAAGGGAGATCTGATCAAAAACTACATTGCGCTGATCATCCACGAGGCCCTTCGAATACAGCCCGCGCGGCATGGATCTACCTTCCGAAATGGCGAAAGCCGCCTTACACATCTTTTCACTGAGCAGCTCGAAAAGCAATTCCCTATTGAACGCAGCGACGATCCACTTCGTCTACGCAGTCCGCAGGACTATGCGAGGCATTTAAGTGTACATGTCAATTACCTGAACCGGTCTGTCAGGGAAACGACGGGCAAAACCACCTCAGCGCATATATCTGCACGGATTATTGCCGAAGCAAAAGCATTGTTGCAGCATAGTGACTGGAGCGTGTCCGAGATCGCCTACGCGCTTGGATTTGAGTACCCTGCCTATTTCAATAATTATTTCAAGCGCCTAACCGGCAGCACACCGAATACTTTTCGCAAGGTTTGA
- a CDS encoding helix-turn-helix domain-containing protein encodes MRDRTTLLHGNSNKAKILWLETVTGFWYIYMMKNKEEKLIRFITISETHEAFGLPKPQHPLISLVHFSERNPFNTSMAPIYDVLSFYKITFITDNNGRLKYGRDYYDFDEGSMLFLAPNQLVGSTDYNSKTYCYILLIHPDFLLGHPLASKIRQYGYFAYSANEALHLSDTEKENILSIYRHMEKELNSRVDEFSQELMIAHIELLLSYVNRYYKRQFITRKVVNDDILSKTEAILDNYLNSRQSLHDGVPTVQFLSEKLNLSPGYLSDMLRSLIGQNAQQYIHEKLIEKAKERLTTTQLSMSEIAYELGFEHSQSFSKLFKNKTNQSPMEFRASFT; translated from the coding sequence ATGCGGGATCGGACAACGTTGTTGCATGGTAATAGTAATAAGGCCAAAATCCTGTGGCTGGAAACAGTCACGGGGTTTTGGTACATTTACATGATGAAAAATAAGGAGGAAAAATTGATACGGTTCATAACGATATCGGAAACGCATGAGGCCTTTGGTCTGCCCAAACCCCAACATCCTTTGATCAGCCTTGTCCATTTCAGCGAGCGTAATCCCTTCAATACAAGCATGGCGCCGATCTACGACGTGCTTAGCTTCTATAAGATCACCTTCATCACCGATAACAACGGAAGGCTGAAATACGGACGGGATTACTATGATTTCGACGAAGGAAGCATGCTGTTCTTGGCGCCTAACCAATTAGTGGGCAGCACGGATTATAATAGCAAGACCTATTGTTACATCCTGCTCATACATCCCGATTTTTTACTGGGCCACCCTTTGGCAAGTAAGATCAGGCAATATGGCTATTTCGCATATTCAGCGAATGAAGCACTGCATTTATCCGACACAGAAAAGGAAAATATCCTTTCGATTTACAGGCACATGGAAAAGGAACTCAACAGCCGGGTGGATGAATTTAGTCAGGAGCTCATGATCGCCCATATCGAATTGCTGTTGAGCTATGTTAACCGCTACTACAAGCGGCAGTTCATTACCCGCAAGGTGGTCAACGATGATATCCTATCGAAAACAGAAGCCATACTTGATAACTATTTGAACAGCCGGCAATCCCTGCATGACGGGGTTCCTACCGTTCAATTTCTCTCTGAAAAACTAAACCTTTCGCCGGGTTACCTAAGCGATATGCTCCGTTCGCTGATCGGTCAGAATGCCCAGCAGTACATCCACGAAAAATTAATCGAGAAAGCCAAAGAGCGGCTGACCACGACGCAGCTAAGCATGTCCGAAATTGCCTATGAGCTCGGATTTGAACATTCGCAAAGTTTCAGCAAGCTATTCAAAAACAAAACCAATCAATCTCCGATGGAATTTAGGGCTTCGTTTACGTAA
- a CDS encoding SDR family NAD(P)-dependent oxidoreductase, whose amino-acid sequence MQTETKKVALVTGANTGVGYQIAKSLADEGYTVYVGSRNKDKGEIAVTEIGKQSKAIQLDITDSQSIDAAVRQIQSEAGYLTLLVNNAAISNAGKPGRAMEEVLGAQRASIAPIDEMKTVWETNVFGTLAVTQAFLPLLTKAEKARIVTVSSALGSLTLNANPANPFRSAFDAVYGASKTALNGVFLSLAIDLADTDIKVHLVSPGFTATALNNFQGTDTVEEGSIEPIRVALSEDLPTGSFTGPAHYAGSDNVVAW is encoded by the coding sequence ATGCAGACAGAAACAAAGAAAGTGGCACTGGTAACAGGAGCAAATACAGGCGTGGGATACCAGATCGCTAAATCACTTGCCGATGAAGGCTATACCGTTTACGTCGGTTCCAGAAACAAAGACAAGGGGGAGATTGCCGTTACCGAGATCGGCAAACAGTCAAAAGCTATTCAATTGGATATTACCGATTCCCAATCCATCGATGCAGCAGTAAGACAAATTCAAAGCGAAGCCGGATACCTGACGCTGCTGGTAAATAACGCGGCCATCTCGAATGCAGGGAAACCTGGGCGCGCGATGGAAGAGGTTCTTGGAGCTCAACGCGCCAGTATCGCACCCATCGACGAAATGAAAACGGTCTGGGAAACGAATGTGTTTGGTACACTTGCCGTGACACAAGCCTTTTTACCTCTATTGACGAAGGCTGAAAAAGCACGGATCGTGACTGTGTCGAGCGCACTCGGCTCCCTCACTTTGAATGCCAATCCGGCTAATCCATTCCGCTCGGCTTTCGATGCGGTTTATGGGGCATCCAAAACTGCGCTTAATGGCGTTTTCCTTTCGTTGGCCATCGATTTAGCGGATACCGATATCAAAGTACACCTGGTAAGTCCTGGTTTTACGGCAACGGCACTCAATAATTTCCAGGGAACCGATACGGTGGAAGAAGGGTCTATCGAACCAATAAGGGTAGCCTTGTCAGAAGACCTGCCGACAGGAAGTTTTACGGGGCCGGCTCATTATGCGGGATCGGACAACGTTGTTGCATGGTAA